One Monomorium pharaonis isolate MP-MQ-018 chromosome 4, ASM1337386v2, whole genome shotgun sequence DNA segment encodes these proteins:
- the LOC105837475 gene encoding SET domain-containing protein SmydA-8 has product MSQEATSDVSASQAYKVLQNDQVGRYMVTSRELQAGEEIVTEMPFVIGPKACTYPLCLSCYTPWPPEPDDKPLCSKCGWPVCGQECENAPQHKDYECQVFAQANEKFNVDAALNGNNENGVPQLECITPLRLLLESERNVERWNKEVKDMETHNKIRSQKVQWKSDHINIVDYLRKRLKLDRFSEEYIQTICGILEINTFEVRTAKGFSARGLYPTVALMNHSCVSNTSHSISPVDYRIRLRTTLKIPAGGELYASYTHSLLPTMLRREHLLEGKHFECACPRCSDPTELGTHMSSLKCNKCDNGIVLPLDSLDSESTWKCTHCEFSTSGRAVRKIFQIIQAEVDAAESISGADGADAIHEREIVIKKYRSVLHPRHAFLSMLRHSLTQMYGRVDEYLLDDLPDVVLEHKVDMCRLLLQVLDVVEPGYSRVRGMTLYELHAPLLFLAKGQWNAGVIDEAGLKSKMTEAANILKEAATILTLESTETSEGQIGLVAKDSLVQLEQSINDL; this is encoded by the exons ATGTCACAAGAAGCG ACAAGTGATGTATCCGCATCGCAAGCGTACAAAGTGCTGCAGAATGATCAGGTTGGCag ATACATGGTCACGAGCAGAGAATTACAGGCTGGTGAAGAAATCGTTACAGAAATGCCTTTTGTTATCGGGCCGAAAGCATGCACTTATCCCTTGTGCCTCTCCTGCTATACACCTTGGCCACCTGAACCGGATGACAAACCGCTATGTTCCAAGTGCGGATGGCCCGTCTGCGGCCAAGAATGTGAGAATGCTCCGCAACATAAAGATTACGAGTGTCAG GTGTTTGCACAAGCCAACGAGAAATTTAACGTAGACGCCGCGTTGAACGGAAACAACGAAAATGGCGTTCCGCAATTAGAATGCATAACACCATTGAGACTATTGTTGGAGTCGGAGAGAAACGTCGAGAGATGGAACAAAGAGGTGAAAGATATGGAGACGCATAATAAGATAAGGTCTCAAAAGGTGCAATGGAAATCAGATCACATCAATATCGTGGATTATTTGAGAAAACGGCTCAAACTCGACAG ATTTTCAGAGGAATATATACAAACAATATGCGGTATCTTGGAAATTAATACGTTTGAAGTACGAACAGCGAAAGGGTTCAGCGCACGTGGTCTCTATCCGACAGTCGCTCTGATGAATCACTCGTGTGTCTCGAACACGTCTCACAGCATCTCGCCAGTTGATTACAG GATACGGCTGCGTACCACGCTTAAGATACCCGCGGGCGGTGAACTTTATGCGAGTTACACACACTCGTTACTTCCGACGATGCTACGAAGGGAGCATCTGCTCGAGGGCAAGCACTTTGAGTGCGCGTGCCCGCGATGCTCGGATCCTACGGAGCTGGGCACCCATATGTCCTCGCTGAAATGTAACAAATGCGATAATGGAATTGTCTTACCGTTGGATTCATTAG attcagAAAGTACATGGAAGTGTACGCACTGTGAATTTTCCACCAGCGGTCGCGCAGTGCGCAAAATTTTCCAGATTATTCAAGCGGAAGTAGACGCCGCTGAATCTATCAGTGGAGCCGACGGAGCCGATGCGATTCACGAAAGGGAaatcgttattaaaaaatatcgatcgGTTTTACATCCTCGTCATGCCTTTCTTTCGATGTTAAG gcACTCATTAACTCAAATGTACGGTCGGGTCGACGAGTACTTATTGGACGATTTACCGGATGTTGTATTGGAGCATAAAGTCGACATGTGTCGTTTATTGCTTCAAGTATTGGACGTTGTGGAGCCTGGATACAGTCGTGTAAGAG GCATGACGTTGTACGAGTTACACGCACCGTTATTATTTTTGGCGAAAGGTCAGTGGAATGCCGGTGTCATTGACGAGGCCGGACTGAAATCTAAAATGACAGAAGCTGCGAATATCCTAAAAGAGGCGGCTACAATATTAACCTTGGAGTCAACGGAAACATCCGAAGGACAAATAGGACTTGTTGCAAAAGACTCTCTAGTACAACTGGAACAATctataaatgatttataa
- the LOC105837482 gene encoding voltage-dependent anion-selective channel, with amino-acid sequence MSPPTYNDLGKSARDVFGQGYHFGLFKLDVKTKTNSDVEFCCGGVSNQDTGKVFGNLETKYKFKEHGLTFSEKWNTDNTLGTEVTLANKLLNGLTVGYSCTFSPQTGSKTGKLKTTYKHESVSANADFDLSLSAGPLIYASAVVGYQGWLAGYQASFDSQRNKLTRNNFALGFTASDFTLHSAVDNGREFNSSIYHKIKPELEGAINLAYNSSNNVTQFGIGAKYNLDNDASIRAKVNSNLQIGLGYQQKLRDGVTLTLSTNIDGKNFGSGGHKYGVALDLQA; translated from the exons ATGTCTCCTCCAACGTACAACGACCTGGGAAAGAGCGCTCGCGATGTGTTCGGTCAAGGCTATCACTTTGGTCTGTTTAAACTGGATGTGAAGACCAAGACCAATTCAGACGTAGAGTTCTGCTGCGGTGGTGTATCCAATCAGGACACGGGAAAAGTGTTTGGTAACTTGGAAACCAAGTACAAGTTCAAGGAACATGGACTGACGTTTAGTGAGAAGTGGAATACTGACAATACCCTTGGGACTGAGGTCACTCTTGCCAATAAGTTGCTCAATGGTCTCACGGTTGGTTACAGCTGTACCTTTTCCCCACAAACTGG CTCAAAAACTGGAAAACTGAAGACAACTTATAAGCATGAAAGTGTATCTGCAAATGCTGATTTTGATCTTAGTTTGTCCGCTGGACCTTTAATTTATGCCTCGGCTGTCGTGGGTTATCAag gctggctggctggctatCAAGCATCTTTTGATTCACAGAGGAACAAACTTACAAGGAACAACTTTGCTCTTGGCTTTACGGCTTCTGATTTTACTCTTCACAGCGCCGT ggATAACGGCCGCGAATTTAATAGCTCCATTTACCATAAAATAAAACCGGAATTGGAGGGAGCAATTAATTTGGCGTATAATTCCAGTAATAACGTAACACAATTTGGTATTGGTGCAAAGTATAATCTTGACAATGATGCTAGCATTAGAGCCAAAGTGAATTCTAATCTTCAAATAGGTTTGGGATATCAACAGAAACTACGGGATG gTGTAACTTTGACTCTTTCTACCAATATTGACGGGAAGAACTTTGGTTCTGGTGGCCACAAGTATGGCGTTGCATTAGATCTTCAGGCTTAA
- the LOC105837477 gene encoding COP9 signalosome complex subunit 4, with translation MIVTVASVRQQLSNLAHSGGSHKDQAEKYRSTLDTILCSSGEEQVDALKTFIEAIVNENVSLVISRQVLTDVSSRLLFLPDEISKAVSHYTLDKVQPRVISFEEQVASIRQHLADIYERNQNWREAANVLVGIPLETGQKQYTIDYKLETYLKIARLYLEDDDPVQAEAFINRASLLQAESKNEQLQIYYKVCYARVLDYRRKFIEAAQRYNELSYRSIIHEDERMTALRNALICTVLASAGQQRSRMLATLFKDERCQQLPAYSILEKMYLDRIIRRSELQEFEALLQPHQKACTIDGLGSTILDRAVIEHNLLSASKLYNNISFEELGALLDIPPTKAEKIASQMITESRMNGYIDQIDSIVHFETRETLPTWDKQIQSLCYQVNQIIEKIAQTEPEWIAKAMDDQMVH, from the exons ATGATAGTGACGGTGGCTTCGGTGCGTCAACAGCTCAGTAATTTGGCGCATTCCGGCGGCTCCCACAAAGATCAAGCCGAGAA ATACCGCTCTACTCTAGATACGATATTATGTTCTTCCGGCGAGGAGCAAGTCGATGCCCTGAAGACGTTTATCGAAGCAA ttGTGAACGAAAATGTAAGCTTGGTAATCTCAAGACAAGTATTGACCGATGTCAGCAGCCGTTTATTGTTTTTACCTGATGAAATATCAAAGGCTGTTTCACATTATACACTGGACAAG GTTCAACCACGTGTAATCTCGTTTGAAGAACAAGTAGCTAGCATAAGGCAACATTTAGCTGATATTTATGAACGTAATCAGAACTGGCGAGAAGCTGCAAACGTTTTAGTTGGAATACCACTGGAAACAGGACAAAa gCAGTATACAATTGATTACAAACTCGAGACTTATCTCAAAATTGCTAGATTATACTTGGAAGACGATGATCCAGTACAAGCTGAAGCATTCATCAATCGTGCGTCACTTTTACAG GCTGAGTCTAAAAATGAAcagttacaaatttattataaagtgtGCTATGCAAGAGTACTAGATTATAGAAGAAAGTTTATAGAAGCAGCTCAGAGGTACAATGAATTATCATATAGGTCCATCATTCATGAAGATGAACGCATGACTGCTCTTAGAAATGCATTGATTTGCACAGTATTGGCTTCTGCAG GACAACAGAGAAGTCGGATGTTGGCTACATTGTTCAAAGACGAACGCTGCCAACAACTTCCCGCTTATTCAATTCtcgaaaaaatgtatttggatCGTATTATTCGACGTTCTGAGTTGCAAGAATTTGAAGCGTTGTTGCAACCCCATCAGAAAGCATGTACCATCGACGGATTAGGCTCTACTATACTAGATCGTGCCGTTATCGAGCATAATTTATTGTCTGCTAGTAAATTGTACAACAATATCTCGTTTGAAGAATTAGGCGCATTGTTGGATATTCCTCCTACTAAAGCGGAAAAAATTGCCAGCCAAATGATTACCGAAAGCAGAATGAATGGCTATATAGATCAAATCGATTCCATAGTACATTTTGAAA CACGTGAGACTTTACCTACATGGGACAAACAGATACAATCGCTATGTTATCAAGTGAATCAAATAATCGAAAAAATAGCTCAAACGGAGCCAGAATGGATCGCAAAAGCAATGGATGATCAGATGGTGCATTAA
- the LOC105837486 gene encoding C3 and PZP-like alpha-2-macroglobulin domain-containing protein 8, translated as MSPIRITTADSLDYRYIPITKNSVSLGIKASHDARIALRTHLGGDSNVYEIIIGGWGNTMSAIKRNNTEPDVAEADTRDILNPDEICDIFIQWSCDGLLRVIREDDFDMPFMSYKDRSPFVINYIGVSTAWGATGEWIIEECQFTSPAIRQQLMDTCHFWVDFNEAFGLPRNAVMASEDGLYIGRAHHQGTVTPGGIRDNVCTVAWGGNAHEKREFQVLCGKDINWVKSWEGSVPLHALPAGETEDGYALFIGRVLHEGIYHIGKIQPNHQVCYIPLNGQEMPYLEYEVLVIHDNYGVECIGR; from the exons atgagTCCGA tTAGAATTACTACTGCGGACAGTCTTGACTATCGTTACATACCCATTACAAAAAACAGCGTTAGTTTAGGCATTAAAGCTAGCCACGATGCAAGGATTGCCTTACGGACACATCTTGGTGGTGACTCCAATGTATATGAG ATTATTATTGGTGGATGGGGAAATACTATGTCggcaataaaaagaaataatacagAACCAGATGTAGCAGAAGCAGATACTAGGGACATACTGAATCCTGATGAGATATGTGATATTTTCATACA ATGGTCTTGTGATGGATTATTAAGAGTCATTCGTGAAGATGATTTTGACATGCCGTTTATGTCTTATAAAGACAGAAGCCCCTttgtcataaattatataggaGTTAGTACTGCTTGGGGTGCAACTGGAGAATGGATAATTGAAG AGTGCCAGTTTACGTCACCCGCTATTAGACAGCAACTAATGGACACATGTCACTTCTGGGTGGACTTCAACGAAGCATTTGGACTACCTCGGAATGCGGTAATGGCTTCCGAGGACGGTTTGTACATCGGTCGGGCGCATCATCAGGGTACAGTGACACCAGGCGGCATACGCGACAACGTCTGCACGGTCGCATGGGGCGGCAATGCTCATGAGAAACGAGAGTTCCAGGTGCTGTGCGGCAAGGACATAAACTGGGTGAAATCTTGGGAAGGTAGTGTGCCTTTGCACGCCTTACCCGCTGGCGAAACTGAGGATGGTTACGCTTTATTCATTGGCAGAGTATTGCACGAAGGTATCTATCACATCGGCAAGATACAACCAAATCATCAAGTGTGTTATATACCGCTGAACGGCCAAGAAATGCCCTATCTGGAATACGAGGTCTTGGTCATACATGACAATTATGGAGTCGAGTGCATCGGAAGGTAA